In one window of Tachypleus tridentatus isolate NWPU-2018 chromosome 2, ASM421037v1, whole genome shotgun sequence DNA:
- the LOC143244081 gene encoding uncharacterized protein LOC143244081 — translation MVKYTDSGDTVIGRLLVNHTDSGDAVIGRLVVNHTDSGDAVIGRLIVNHTDSGDAVIGRLIVNHTDSGDAVIGRLIVNHTDSGDAVIGRLIVNHTDSGDAVIGRLIVNHTDSGDAVI, via the exons ATGGTGAAATACACTGATTCAGGTGATACAGTTATTGGAAGACTCCTAGTGAATCACACTGATTCAGGTGATGCAGTAATTGGAAGACTCGTAGTGAATCACACTGATTCAGGTGATGCAGTAATTGGAAGACTCATAGTGAATCACACTGATTCAGGTGATGCAGTAATTGGAAGACTCATAGTGAATCACACTGATTCAGGTGATGCAGTAATTGGAAGACTCATAGTGAATCACACTGATTCAG GTGATGCAGTAATTGGAAGACTCATAGTGAATCACACTGATTCAGGTGATGCAGTAATTGGAAGACTCATAGTGAATCACACTGATTCAGGTGATGCAGTAATTTGA